In Lolium perenne isolate Kyuss_39 chromosome 5, Kyuss_2.0, whole genome shotgun sequence, the sequence CCAATGGCGTCCCTGAACATCTACTCCTTGGTGTTGCTGGTGGTGGTTACAGTGGCCTTGGCGCCAATGGCAGCCGTGGCCGGCGACCCGGACATCCTGACCGACTTTGTCCCCCCTCCAGCGCTCGGCGGGCCAGTAAACATCACCGGCGACTACTTCACTTTCACCGGTTTCCGGGCAACCGTGCCAGCGCCGTCGGCGCCGACAGCCTTTGCGATCTCCAAGGCCTCCATGGCGGAGTTCCCAGCGCTCAACGGACAGAGTGTGTCGTACGCCAGGCTCACATTCCCCGCGGGCACCGTGAACCCGACCCACACCCACCCGCGTGCCTCCGAgctgctccttgtcatcgacggTGCGCTCTCTGTCGGCTTCATTGACACCACCGGCAAGCTCTACACCAAGGACCTCATTGCCGGTGACATGTTTGTCTTCCCCAAGGGCCTCGTGCACTACCAGTCCAACCAGGGACCCAACCTCGCCGTCGCGCTGTCAGGATTTGGGAGCGCCTCCGCCGGCACTGTGTCCGTGCCGGTCACCGTGTTTGGCACTGGAATCGACGACGTCGTGCTCGCCAAGTCATTCAAGACCGATGTGGCCACCGTGCAGAAACTCAAGGCAGCCCTCACACCGCCAAAGAAGAATTGATAATTCATTGGCTCGTATCCTATGGTCGGTGCCGTTGCCATGTTGGCGATTTGCCATGTCGTGTTTCGATATTGTTGTTCTTTTTGAAATAACCTGCCTACCTGCCTAAAGGATGGAAACCAAACTTTGTTGAGTTATATACCAATGAATCATCATCTTTATTTGCTTTAACATGTAGTTTTGTGTCTTTGTGTGATGAGCTTTGCAGCATGGAGTATTTTAAAAAATATATTTAAAGAACACTGAGGATATACACCTTTGGACAAAGTCCGTGGACTAAAAAAAACCTTTGTGCTCATGCTCCTGCCGTCAAGCGCCCGTACCTCGCGGGCGACGCATGGGCGATAGCTTGTCATCACCTCCTTCGACTCTTCTCTCACCCTCCGCCTCTCCCACCCTTTCTGCCCACACCGCCGGCCCGGCCGGACGCATGGATTGAAGCTTGGAGCTCTAGATCCGCCACGAAGGAGGCTCCCTAGGCCAACCGACGGCAACGCCACCCCCATGGCCAAAGATGACGGATACCATCCACGGGAACACGTCGAAGCACGTCACCGCTGCCACCACCTAAGCCTCCACCACCGAAGCACCGTTGGCTCGCCCGGGGCTGCCGgccccgcctccttgcgccggtcAGCCCGCTTCCACCTCACCCGGCATATCCCGCCACCAGCGCCACGCAGGagagaaccccccccccccccccaccaccaccaccaccttcggCGTGGGCCCCGCCACCGCCGCGGCAGAGACCGACGGCAGCGGCAGCGGATGGAGACGGACGGGGGTGCGGGTTTGAGGACTATATTTTCCCCCTAGCGCCGCGTGAGGAGCGACGCGAGGGGGTCAGGTCTGAAACATTGTTTCTTCAATGTTACTGATACATCATCACAATTTCTTCTTTATAAACAACCTTGCCAAGCGGTCACGGTGCTCTTGCATGTCACAAAGTGAAAGAGAGTTGGTGATTTATTGTAGGAAGAGAAATCTAGCTCTCCTACGGTTAACCTTAAAATGATTAGTTAGTTAATGCAAGGGAACTAGACAAAGACCCTACGGTTAACAAACAACCTGCATACACACATCTCATTTCAACTAGATCTGGAGAACTGATGTAAACGGGCATCACCTATCCTCTTTTAAGCTGTAAAATTCTAATTTGAATGTAAAATTCAGTTGGCGAGTCTCTTAATGTGAAGTTGGTGGGGTACAACAGATGGTAGCTAGGCGCAAGGTATCGTGGATTAGTTGGGAAAAGATGTGGTCACTTTACTGAGTTTACTTCGGTTTGATATTTATCTTTTTCAAGGCTCTGTTGAATAATCCAAATAAAATGGTTGTACGCATTATTTTGATGTAGGGGGCGAACGTTTCAACCTCCATTTTGAAATACATACAGAAACATAATCAGACTACGGTTTCATAAAACATTTGTGAGACTTTAGTCCTGAAATGATCTCTTAATGTGAAGTTGCACATAAATTTTAAAATGTGCAATTATTTAACTGATCGTTAGATTAAGAATTGCCTTACAAGAATGTCAATTTAGGAACAACTAGTCAaatcgcttgagaaatactcactTCCATATTTATTTTGTGCCGGTACATTTAATACACATAAATTTGGTAGATGACTTTGCAGTGCAAGATATAACAAATATCTCGATAGAAATCAAAAGGGCTGAACCGACTGAATAGTTTTCCAATGGCGACTCCCTCACCACCCCTAGGCGACTCCCATGGCGATCCCCCCAACCCACCATCCCTAACCACATCCTAGTCGACGATCTCCCTCCATGGATCACCTTGAAGACTCACCCTGTCTGGCTCTCTGACTAGATCTCACATCTGGCGACTTTTTCAGATCTCAGGTCCGTTACAAGTTCTCCACCTCAGTCTGCCCTCCCCCTCATAACCATGGATTTTCTTTGGTGATATCATTTGGACGTGCCAATTTTCCCCTCAACATCCATAATGTGGGATTAGCACAATCTGCGTGCTTAGGCGATTCTCATGATGCATTCCGTGTTCAGATGAATAAATCATATAGTATCTTGTGTATTCCTAGGTGTGGAGGCCAATGCTACATCATTATCTTAGCTATATCTATTTGCTTTCCATCACTCTTTATTCAGACAGAACTTCTTAGAAGAGTTTACATCCATTTTGTTCCCAAGAACTATAATGGTATATTTGCTTTGCTCTATATCCATATGTCTGTGTATCTGTGTTGTTCATACATTATTTGTATCCCATGGCTGTCTAGCATTGTTGATAGTTCTCAAGATCGCCCACTTATAGTGTCAGTAGCTGGCATTTCCTTTCATGACATATACACCCAAGTTATTAATGAATAGAACAATAAATATCATGGACTGGAACATAAGAGGAGTTAATTCACAGGATAGATGTGATGACTTAGCTGGAAAGATCAATCAAAGCAACTGCTCTATCATTTGTCTCCAAGAGACAGAAAAAGAATCTTTTGACCATGCATACCTTAGAAAATTCTGCCCCAGACGTTTAAATCAATTCATTTATCAGCCATGTATTGAAACCTCTGGTGGTATTATCACTATCTGGAATGGATCAAGATTCACATGATCTGTTATTAGCCAATCCAGGTTTCAAATATCAGTTAAATTTAGTTGCAATATTACCCAGGATATTTTTTATGTTACTAATGTATATGCTCCATGTGACACCGAGGGCAGAAATGAATTTATTGACTGGTTTATGACTCTTGACTCAAGCCCCTTGGATCTATGGATTATTATGGGTGATTTTAACATGATACGCAGTAATACTGACAGAAACAGACCAGGTGGTAATACCAACAACATGCTGCGATTCAATTCTATTATACAAGAGCATGATCTTGAAGAAATTCCTTTAAAAGAGAGAAACTACACTTGGTCCAACATGCAAGACACTCCATTACTAGAAAAGCTTGACTGGATTTTTACCTCCCACAATTGGACTACTACATTCCCAAATACTATAGCTTCACCTATGGCAAGGCTTGGATCTGATCATGTCCCCATTCTCGTACAAGTTGGCACTGAAATTCCTAGAGCACAGATATTCATATTTGAGgagtattggatagagttttatgGTTTCTCAGAACAAGTGGAAAGAGCTTGGCACAACAATGGCGCCTACCACAATGCCTCACGAGACATCACTGCTAGATTTAAAAATCTCAGAAATGCTCTAAAAAATGGAGTAAAAACCTATCCCAATTATCAGTTATTATTAGCAACTGCAATTATGTACTAACATTATTGGATGGACTTGAGGAGCAAAGAAATCTCTCTGTGATTGAAAAGAATTTCAGAAAAGTGGTGAAGAAGCATCTATCTAAATTCCTAGAAGCAAAAAGGATATATTGGAGAAAAAGAGCTAACATAAGATGGGCAAAACTTGgaaattaaaatacaaaaaaattccaTGCAGTGGCTACCAGGAACTACATGCATAATCTAATAGCTATGATAAAGAATGAAAAGAATATTGAATTCACTGACCATGAAAACAAGGCTGCTTTATTATGGGAATCTttcaagaagagacttgggcaatCTGTGAATACAGAAATAAATTTTGATCTAAATGCTATGATTACACCACAAGATCTGAGCTCAGTTGAACTGCCCTTTACACTTGAGGAAATTAACTTGGTGATCAAACATATGCCACTAGATAAATCACCTGGCCAGATGGGTTTAATGGCTTATTCATGAAAAAATATTGGCATATTCTGAAATATCAGTTCTATGATGTATGCAGTAAATTTTATGAGGGAAATCTGGACATTAGCAGCATTAACACAACCTATATTACACTTATCCCAAAAATAAGTTGCCCTATTTATCCATCAGACTTCAGACCAATTTCTCTGGTTAGTATGGCTCTGAAAATTCTTACCAAGTTAATTGCCAACAGGGTCCAAGATATCATCATTCCACTGATACATAGCAATCAATATGGATTTATCAAATCAAGAACTATACAAGATTGTATAGCATGGGCTTTTGAATAATTAAATATCTGTCATAAGTCAAAAAAGGAGATCATTATCATCAAAATAGATTTTGAAAAAGCTTTTGACCTAGTGGAGCACAAGGCTATTATTACCATGCTAAAGCATATGGTATTTGGTGACAAATTTATATCTTGGGTATATAATATCCTTAATATAGCTACTACTTCTATCATCCTCAATGGGGTGCCTGGTAAATGCATCAAATGCAAGAGAGGAGTGAGGCAAGGTGATCCTCTATCACCCCTCCTATTTGTCACCGCAGCAGAACTATTACAAATTATTATCAATCATACTTGGGAAAAAAATCTCATATCCTTGCCAATTAATGAATCTTTTGGACAGAAATATCCCATATTGCAGTATGCAGATGACACTTTACTTATCATGCCAGCTGATCCAATACAGATTATAAGGCTCAAATTATTACTTGATAATTTTACAAAGGCCACTGGACTCAAAATCAACTACCATAAATCATCTATGGTACCTATTAATATCTCTGATGAAAAATGCACGGAACTCACTGTGCTCTTTGGGTGCAAAAAACAAAGTATGCCTTTCACCTACCTTGGATTACCCATGGGAACTACTAAACCTTCTATTGAGGATCTTCAATGGTAACCAAAGTGGATAAGAGACTGGTTGGATTATCAAATCTTCTCTCTCACTGTTCAAGACTGGTGGTAATCAAATCTATTATTTCTGCCATGCCAAACTTCATTATGTGTGCTCTGAAAGTACATTACACACATTTGGATCATATTGAAAAATCAACCAGGACATTTCTATGGCATGGAAAAGATATTCAGGGGAAGAATAGTGGAAAATGTTTGGTAAAATGGGGTATGTTTATCCAAAAAAGCTGGAGGTTTGGGGGTACTAAATCTGAGAGAACATAATAAGGCACTACTCATGAAGAATACTTTCAAATTCTACAACTGCCATGATATACCATGGGTGAACCTTCTATGGAGAGCTTACTATAATAATGGTTTAGCAAATATCTCTGCAAGAAATAAAGGGTCTTTCTGGTGGAAAAGTTGTCTTCTTTACCTAAAGGAATTTAAAGATCTCACCACATGCACAACAAATAAAGGAAACTCTATTCTTGTATGGGAGGATAAGTGGGCTGGAGCAAATATTCATGATCGGTTCCCAGAGCTACACTCCTTTGCAAAAAATACGCAGATAACTCTGCAGCAACTAAAAGACCAGAGTCTAGAAGATCTATATGATCACTTCCACTTACCCCTCTCTCTGACTGCAGTGGACCAACTCAATAATCTCCACAATCTTATCAGCAATATACCTCATAGTACAGAACATGATATATGGAGTTTCAGTTGGGGAGGTAATAGTTACTCGACAAAAAAGGTTTATGAGGCGATCACCACAGCACCACCTGCACCCAAACCTTTCATATGGATCTGGAAGTCCCCATGCCTGCCAAAACACAAATTTTTCTTCTGGCTATTACTGCAGGACAGGCTAAATACTAGAGAACTTCTCACCAGGGAGAATTTTCACATTGAATCAACAAACTGTGTATTATGTGATGAAATCACTAATGAAACCATGCTATATTTATTCTTCACATGTGACTTCAGTCAGAATCTTTGGTGGAAGATTGGAGAAGAATGGAACATAGACTTGCTGCTAATGGATATGATCTTGGATGCAGAAAAGAGGTCTTTCAACCCTTTCTTCAAAATTGCTATGATTGCAGGCTGTTGGAGCTTATGGAATCACATAAATAACATTATTTTTTACAAGCATCAAAGGAGCTTGGATATCTGCTACAAACTCTTTATTTCATCTATTCAAGAGATAAGACATGGAACTAAACCTGGATTGAAGGAGGGTATGCAAGACTGGATAGATACTTTGTGAATAGACtagttttattttttgttttttgtttttgtctttctcTTTCTTTACCTCTTGCCCTCCATTTGTACATAACCATGCCATGTTTTGGGCACTATATATGAAAATGACACAGTGGGGATCTTCCCCACTGTATTTGTA encodes:
- the LOC127298437 gene encoding putative germin-like protein 9-2, which produces MASLNIYSLVLLVVVTVALAPMAAVAGDPDILTDFVPPPALGGPVNITGDYFTFTGFRATVPAPSAPTAFAISKASMAEFPALNGQSVSYARLTFPAGTVNPTHTHPRASELLLVIDGALSVGFIDTTGKLYTKDLIAGDMFVFPKGLVHYQSNQGPNLAVALSGFGSASAGTVSVPVTVFGTGIDDVVLAKSFKTDVATVQKLKAALTPPKKN